The Bacillota bacterium genome includes a window with the following:
- a CDS encoding methyl-accepting chemotaxis protein: MRIRLRWKLMILLLGMIVLLFGAVGNYAAKTMYDKVIASAQEKLKSDLAMGRAYLDLRYPGPWEVRDGKLYKGDTLMNGNFAAVDAIGSLTGDTVTIFQGDTRVATNVMKEGKRAVGTKVAPEVAQAVLKEGRTYLGKANVVGTWNQTAYEPIRDRDGKIIGIWYVGVPHTVYFKMGVEFARNLLLFGLAGVLLVVLVAWFFAGYICRPIQKLAAAMEQAQEGDFTVRTNFKPQDELGFLGQQFDRMLAMLSQLLQKVVATGQDLFSSAQQLSQGAEEAAKVTEQIAATIEQVATGADNQAKSVDETSNRIKEMIKQVQQVDLNSQTVASASEQAGKAAEGGKEAITRAVTQMQTISETVNRSAQTVRNLGERSQEIGQIVSVITGIADQTNLLALNAAIEAARAGEQGRGFAVVADEVRKLAEQSAEAAKQISVLIKEIQGETEKAVQAMEAGTGEVQQGIKVVEEAGIAFSEINRAINNVAARISEVFQATREMIQSADQAAAAVENIASISQETAASAEEVAAATEEQTATMEELAASASSLHRIADQLRELTERFKLGELQESQPVSAE, translated from the coding sequence ATGAGGATTCGGCTGCGCTGGAAATTGATGATTCTTCTTTTGGGTATGATTGTTCTGCTGTTTGGAGCGGTTGGAAATTATGCCGCAAAAACGATGTACGACAAAGTGATCGCATCTGCCCAGGAAAAACTCAAGAGCGATTTGGCCATGGGGCGGGCCTATCTTGACCTGCGCTACCCGGGCCCCTGGGAAGTGCGGGATGGAAAGCTTTACAAAGGGGATACCCTGATGAATGGGAACTTTGCGGCGGTGGATGCCATCGGCTCCTTGACCGGCGATACGGTAACAATTTTTCAGGGCGACACCCGGGTTGCCACCAATGTCATGAAGGAGGGAAAGCGGGCGGTAGGAACAAAGGTTGCCCCAGAGGTCGCCCAGGCTGTTCTTAAGGAGGGGCGCACCTATCTCGGAAAGGCCAATGTGGTGGGAACCTGGAACCAGACCGCTTACGAACCGATTAGAGACCGGGACGGAAAGATCATCGGCATCTGGTATGTAGGGGTCCCCCATACGGTTTATTTCAAAATGGGGGTCGAATTTGCCCGCAATCTGCTTCTTTTTGGTCTGGCAGGAGTGCTGCTTGTCGTGCTCGTTGCCTGGTTTTTTGCGGGATATATCTGCCGCCCGATTCAAAAGCTGGCTGCCGCCATGGAACAGGCGCAGGAAGGGGACTTTACGGTGCGCACAAATTTCAAGCCCCAGGACGAACTCGGGTTTCTGGGGCAGCAGTTTGACAGGATGCTGGCAATGCTCAGCCAGCTTCTTCAGAAAGTTGTGGCAACAGGGCAGGATCTGTTCTCATCGGCCCAGCAGTTGAGCCAGGGCGCGGAAGAGGCCGCAAAAGTCACCGAGCAGATTGCCGCCACCATTGAGCAGGTTGCAACCGGAGCCGACAACCAGGCAAAGAGCGTAGATGAAACCTCAAACAGGATTAAGGAGATGATTAAGCAGGTTCAGCAGGTGGATTTGAATTCCCAGACCGTTGCTTCTGCCTCCGAACAGGCTGGAAAGGCTGCTGAGGGCGGAAAGGAGGCGATTACCCGTGCTGTTACGCAGATGCAGACCATTAGCGAAACGGTGAACCGCTCCGCCCAGACGGTAAGAAACCTTGGCGAAAGATCCCAGGAAATCGGGCAGATTGTTTCCGTGATCACCGGAATTGCCGACCAGACAAACCTTCTTGCTTTAAATGCCGCCATTGAGGCTGCAAGGGCCGGCGAGCAGGGAAGAGGCTTCGCGGTGGTCGCGGATGAGGTTCGCAAGCTGGCAGAACAGTCGGCAGAGGCAGCCAAGCAGATTTCTGTTTTGATTAAGGAAATTCAGGGAGAAACAGAAAAGGCGGTCCAGGCAATGGAGGCCGGCACCGGAGAGGTTCAGCAGGGGATAAAAGTGGTGGAGGAGGCGGGGATTGCTTTTAGTGAAATCAACAGGGCAATCAACAACGTTGCGGCGCGCATCTCAGAAGTGTTCCAGGCAACGCGGGAAATGATCCAGAGCGCCGATCAGGCTGCAGCAGCGGTGGAAAATATTGCTTCCATTTCTCAGGAAACGGCCGCCAGCGCGGAGGAGGTGGCCGCGGCAACCGAAGAGCAGACTGCAACGATGGAGGAGCTGGCCGCCTCGGCCTCATCTCTTCATAGAATTGCCGACCAGTTGCGGGAGTTAACGGAGCGCTTTAAATTGGGTGAACTCCAGGAATCACAGCCCGTTTCAGCTGAATAA